In a single window of the Arachis hypogaea cultivar Tifrunner chromosome 6, arahy.Tifrunner.gnm2.J5K5, whole genome shotgun sequence genome:
- the LOC112695860 gene encoding zerumbone synthase isoform X1, translated as MLRIGLSENGSYSRALFGESFHRLLSTHTGRKLQDKVALITGAASGIGKATATKFINNGARVIIADIQQKLGQETANELGPNASFITCDVTKESDISNAVDFAISEHKQLDIMFNNAGIACRTPPSIVDLDMTVFDKVMKINVGGLVAGIKHAARVMIPHGTGSILCTASITGVMGGMSQHTYSISKCAVIGTVKSMASELCRHGIRVNCISPFAIPTTFVMEEMNLLYPNVDAQRHMEIVHNAGVLKGANCEPNDIANAALFLVSDDAKYVSGHNLVVDGGFTSFKNLDFPAPDQVQ; from the coding sequence GAAGCTACAAGATAAGGTAGCACTGATAACTGGGGCAGCTAGTGGAATAGGAAAAGCTACAGCAACCAAATTTATCAATAATGGTGCCAGAGTTATTATTGCAGATATCCAACAAAAACTTGGTCAAGAAACCGCAAATGAACTAGGGCCTAATGCCAGTTTTATAACATGTGATGTCACAAAAGAATCAGACATATCCAATGCTGTTGATTTTGCAATTTCTGAACACAAACAGCTTGATATCATGTTCAACAATGCAGGGATAGCATGTAGAACTCCTCCAAGTATTGTGGACTTAGACATGACAGTATTTGACAAAGTCATGAAGATAAACGTTGGCGGGCTTGTGGCCGGTATCAAGCATGCAGCACGAGTTATGATCCCGCATGGAACGGGCTCGATTCTCTGCACAGCAAGTATCACTGGTGTGATGGGAGGGATGTCACAACACACATATTCAATATCGAAGTGTGCTGTTATAGGTACTGTTAAATCCATGGCTTCAGAGCTATGCAGGCATGGAATAAGAGTGAATTGCATATCACCTTTTGCAATTCCTACTACTTTTGTTATGGAGGAGATGAATCTGTTGTATCCAAATGTTGATGCTCAGAGACATATGGAAATTGTTCATAATGCTGGTGTTCTGAAGGGAGCAAATTGTGAACCAAATGATATTGCTAATGCTGCCCTTTTTCTTGTATCTGATGATGCTAAGTATGTTAGTGGTCATAATTTGGTTGTGGATGGAGGTTTTACATCCTTCAAGAATTTGGATTTTCCTGCACCAGATCAAGTGCAGTAG